ATCTGAGATCCGACTTTAGTTTTTCTACATACCTCCGCCATTTGTTTTCCTCGACATTTATAAACAAAGCCGGCTCAAAAACAAGCCCCAGTTTGAAATCGCTATATTGGTGATAAACACGGTGCCCTTGCACGGACAACATGCCTTAATGCGTGGACAGAACCTCTCTACCGCAATTAGACTGCACCTTGAGAAGAAAGCGAACTAGCCGAAATGAATCAATCACAAATCACATTAAGGATCAGCTGTTGCTGATCTCATCACACGAAGGTAAGGAGAACAGGGTGCGAATCAGCAAATCTTCAGAAATATTCCAATATTCTACTTGTACTTCTCTACTTCATATCATTTCGGAACTCTACAAACTGTCTTTTATTTCCAAATGTTCGCTTGATTCCCAAGTCTTTTCCTCATTCCTCAATTAGTGACCTAATTGATTCAGAAGTTCCTCATCACGTACTCCCTGTGATAATTTACTCCCCACTTTCTTATATCATTCCATAATGTGAACAAATACAACAAGTACTGAGTTACTGACCTTACCACAAACCGTTACTTAAGCGATAGATCGTGGCGGGAACCAAAACTCTGTCAAACCAGTACAGAAAACGCTGCTGTCCCCTGGTTACATTTTTACGAGACCGGTCTCGTTGCATAATTGTAGCGATGAAATCGTTGCGTGCTTACAGTTTAAGCCTTTAATTACCGTGTTGGGCTACAATTTATCTGAGCAGATTGGTTACGagatcaaaaagaaacagcaacAACATAAGTTTTGGCTTTGATCAGACAATGGCAACGAAACTGGTTCACATTGTCCCTACAAATATTCATTCGTTCGCTGGCACCACATCGTAGGGTGAGCATAAATTGATCGCAAATCTTCTCTAGAGCAGGACTGATTCCAAATGTACGACATGGCAAGACGACCGCCTCAGGACTCGGCTACGGGACGGCATTTTCTAGTTTCGATGCGGATGGGCTAACAGGGCCAGTAGTTATGACCAGAGATGGATTCGTTGCCAACAAAAAGAGTTTGAAAATAATGTCCTCTTTGAGCGAGTAAATAGTGCATTGGGTACCCTTTCAATAGAGTATAGCTGTTAGTTAGctatgtgcaaaaaaaaacggtttatGGGAAAAATTCCGTTAGCCTCAAACATCCCTCTGATTTCCGCTTTTTAGACTGTTTAAAAATCTCGTCTTTGATCTGAAGAGATTGGCACAAACATCCGCAAATGATTTATGTGATAGAAtgggaaaaaactgaagaggTCAGGGTCTCGACGGTTACGTCGTGGATGTGGATTTCGTGTGAATAGTAGGTATTTCGAGCAAATGACGCACTTCTTGAAGCTACGGTGATTTTGTGCGGTGAACGACAGATGTGAGAAGTCGGTGAAATGACTggtgaaaaaagcgaaagtaTGTACGTGCAGTTACTCGCCTCCTCATTCATCTATTTGAAAATACAAGAAATCGACACACACCCTTCTCACCCAATAAAAACCATTAAACCAATCGCGTTCCTACTGTTAAAGCCACATTTCCCGTCCAACTCTGTCCAGATCTCCTGGATCTTGAAATCTGCTaaattctggagaaaaaatgcTAACGCACATTGAAACAGGAGTTACCAGAAGTTGCAaatgttcggaaaaaaagttcaaaaaaaggtaAGGAGGATGGAAGAATGGAGGATGTGTGCACATATTTCATATATGTAGTTATGAAGATGTTAGTTCGGGATATAAAAAATTTAGTTAAATGAACTAAGATAGgacttttttgaagagattttaAATAAAGGATTGATTTCTTGGACTAGTGCTCCCAAAAATCGATTTTTGTATGCCATTTGGAACTTTTTGCTCACTTACTTACATTTCTTGGATCACAGTCGATTCtacttgaattttcttctgcatttttttcttcaccctCCCTTTCCTTTCCCATTAAAATTGTCACGATAGCTCATACGAGACAAACGCTTATCTCGCTTAGACCACACCCGCAGGATAGACAACGAGTCCCTGAATGGTTCTtgacaaaaaagagagaatgcCAGAAATACTACCTAATTTAGGCTTATTCTGAAACGATCCTGTCGTAACACCACCGTTTCGTCACGAATTCACACTAACACTGTTGTTAAATTAACCGACTTTGAGTCACGTACGTTacgtttgttttccttcttgaAATCAACAGTGTTGTATTCTCGATCACTGTGTTTGTACACAATAATTAGGCCAATGTTCCAATCTGCTCAATACAGCCGGGAACGTGTTTTATAGCTTTGATTACTGTGATCGAGACTATACACTACTCTTACTGTTCCCTTGAATTTTTgcgaagaaatcaaaactgAAAATGCCACGATTTcgtggttttcttttcgtttttttgtcTGGGAATTAGTCCTGTGTTGAAAACTGCAATGCTTTTGCAGAGAACGCCGACAGCTGAAGAAGTGGTGTCCCAGTGAGATGAGGTCCGGTCGGTCATAAGTCAGGAAATTCTACAGAGCTCATTGCTCGGTCCTCCTCTCGAGGTCGACGGTTCGGGTTGGCCGTCTTCTCTCGTTGGGAGGCATGCATGTGTGCCAGAAAGGGGTAATTGCGGGTAGGCGACCTTCAAGGAGCGAACTAGAGACGGCACAGTACAGTAGAGAAGAATGAGTTGACTGCACACGCACACTACAAATCACCGAACTCAGAGGAGGGACCACAAGAAAAGGATTGACTGACAGAGACAAGCGGATCAACAAGAATCGTACTGCAATAGCGCGtagaacaatgaaaagaaggaagaactcACGTTCGTCGCTGCCATCCCAGCAATCCTCAACGTCGTCCTGCCATTTGATACGAGGAATGCACTGTCCGCCTGTACTACAGGCGAACTCATCCGGAGCACAGCTAGCCCAAGTGGCTGCGAATCGAAGCAGTAGGAACAGCAGAGTAAATTGCATGTTCCATGTAAAATTCTTCGAACACTCGTTCACTGCATCGCAGAACCAAGTGGAATGACTGTATTTCTGACGTTGGCTACGCGATCGCCCGTGAAACATACAACTGCCAGGTGAGTGGGCGGAGTCGCAACGGTGAGGTAATTGCACCGTTCGCACACTGTTCGGGTGCACAGACGTACGAGGTCCGATGATCTCATAGCATCGTAAGGGGACCCACGAGCGAAATTTCGACTCCCTATTACATTATTGCCCATCCTcgttttttccgaatttttgaGAGTTTTTGCCTCCATTGCTAAGTGGTTTATGAGCCTAGATCTGAAGTCTTCAGCGGAAAATAGCGTAGGGAGCAAAATAACCCCGAAATCAGAAccggaaagaaaagaggtcGCAATTGCTTCCTACATAGCGCCGAGACTACTTTTCTTATTAATCACGATGCTGGGTAATTATGAATTCGTGAGTTTAATTTAATATCATACatcaaattaata
This window of the Necator americanus strain Aroian chromosome III, whole genome shotgun sequence genome carries:
- a CDS encoding hypothetical protein (NECATOR_CHRIII.G11337.T1), whose product is MQFTLLFLLLRFAATWASCAPDEFACSTGGQCIPRIKWQDDVEDCWDGSDEREFFLLFIVLRAIAVRFLLIRLSLSVNPFLVVPPLSSVICSVRVQSTHSSLLYCAVSSSLLEGRLPAITPFWHTCMPPNERRRPTRTVDLERRTEQ